In Aspergillus nidulans FGSC A4 chromosome II, a single window of DNA contains:
- the sfh5 gene encoding protein sfh5 (transcript_id=CADANIAT00004285) has translation MAEQAKLPDQAQPVPETQVPDNGKPEQQPTATESAPAPEPATTEPTTAATAPSAVDGTGETAPAAPEPAAAPVAAAAAAPAPEPTKSEPQPAVGEQSEPAKKDEPAKPEYFTKTPALEQFFDRLPTILSNTGHQEMWGVPLKHEVTDIPTINVLIKFLRANAGDLKAAEDQLSKALTWRKENDPIALADASKNSYDASKFKGLGYLTTYQREGKGDLVVTWNIYGAVKKFDETFGDITEFIKWRAALMELAVQELKLDQATSVIDYDGEDPYQMIQVHDYLNVSFLRMNPNVKAATKKTIDVFSTAYPELLREKFFVNVPAIMGWMFAVMKVFVNQNTARKFHPISNGANLAKEFPAGVAEKFPKAYGGSAPDLESSARTVALKEVKEEKKEEPKEGSKEEQKGEQKGE, from the exons ATGGCCGAGCAGGCAAAGCTACCAGACCAGGCCCAGCCAGTTCCTGAGACCCAGGTCCCGGACAACGGCAAGCCTGAGCAGCAGCCCACCGCAACCGAGTCCGCGCCTGCACCGGAACCTGCCACTACAGAGCCCACCACTGCTGCAACTGCTCCTTCAGCTGTAGATGGTACCGGAGAAACTGCTCCTGCTGCACCTGAGCCCGCAGCTGCGCCAGtagcagccgcagccgcagctccagctccagagccTACCAAGTCCGAACCGCAGCCCGCAGTTGGTGAACAGAGCGAACCCGCGAAGAAAGATGAGCCCGCAAAGCCTGAATACTTCACCAAAACTCCTGCACTCGAGCAGTTCTTCGATCGTCTCCCTACCATTCTTTCCAATACCGGCCATCAGGAGATGTGGGGTGTACCCCTGAAGCATGAAGTTACCGATATCCCCACAATCAACGTCCTTATCAAATTCCTCCGAGCAAACGCCGGTGACCTTAAAGCTGCAGAGGATCAGCTAAGCAAGGCTTTGACCTGGCGCAAAGAGAACGATCCCATTGCTTTGGCTGATGCGTCAAAGAACAGCTATGATGCATCCAAGTTCAAAGGGTTGGGATACCTGACTACCTATCAGCGCGAGGGGAAGGGTGATTTGGTTGTCACTTGGAATATCTATGGTGCTGTCAAGAAGTTTGACGAAACCTTCGGCGATATCACTGA GTTTATCAAGTGGCGCGCAGCTCTTATGGAACTAGCTGTCCAGGAGCTTAAGCTGGACCAGGCTACGTCAGTCATTGACTACGATGGCGAGGACCCCTATCAAATGATCCAAGTCCACGACTACTTAAATGTCAGCTTTCTCCGCATGAACCCGAACGTCAAGGCGGCAACCAAGAAGACCATTGACGTCTTCAGTACCGCTTACCCGGAGCTTCTGCGCGaaaagttcttcgtcaacgtcCCAGCCATTATGGGCTGGATGTTTGCTGTAATGAAAGTATTTGTCAACCAGAACACCGCCCGCAAGTTCCATCCCATTTCCAACGGCGCAAACCTCGCGAAGGAGTTCCCTGCTGGAGTGGCAGAGAAATTCCCCAAGGCTTATGGAGGTTCTGCTCCGGATCTGGAGAGCTCTGCGCGGACTGTTGCTCTTAAAGAGgtgaaagaggaaaagaaggaagaaccGAAGGAGGGATCtaaggaggagcagaagggGGAGCAGAAGGGGGAGTGA
- a CDS encoding PP1-complex regulatory subunit GLC8 (transcript_id=CADANIAT00004286), producing the protein MAQNAEATPKRPKGILKNSSSQQLLHVAPNDPHHTPSPPPADFKELTLQNTLVNAGRRPSASSRRTSLASAHGHHDDVSPRLKWDEANLYLTEQEKTAKMKIDEPKTPYAPRYDPTEDEEEMKLAEAQESLINAQGVVVDELDKNKKGSSSASHKKVSEDDIPELELGEPEEEISQGTHLGAGDRITRARSLSSESGRSDRHVVVGADVSEANGDMRLSPEEAQEKHRQFEEQRKKHYEMRNIKELLAHHENLDEMDEEDDEGASSSAAPPPMPQIPQQYVNGGK; encoded by the exons ATGGCGCAGAACGCCGAAGCGACTCCAAAGAGACCTAAGG GTATTCTCAAGAATTCTAGTTCTCAACAGCTACTCCACGTTGCACCTAATGACCCTCACCATACGCCCTCTCCACCGCCGGCAGATTTCAAGGAACTTACACTGCAAAATACCCTTGTAAACGCCGGTCGCCGcccttccgcctcctcgcgCCGCACTTCTCTCGCCAGCGCCCACGGCCACCATGACGACGTCTCGCCCCGCCTTAAGTGGGACGAAGCCAATCTGTATCTAACGGAGCAGGAGAAGACGGCAAAGATGAAGATCGATGAGCCCAAAACTCCGTATGCTCCGCGCTATGATCCcaccgaggatgaggaggagatgaagcttGCAGAAGCGCAGGAGAGCCTGATTAATGCGCAGGGCGTTGTTGTGGATGAGCTAGACAAGAATAAGAAAGGCTCTTCGTCAGCCTCACACAAGAAGGTTTCCGAAGATGACATTCCTGAACTGGAGTTGGGAGAgcccgaggaggagatttcgCAGGGGACGCATCTTGGAGCCGGCGATAGAATTACGCGTGCGCGCAGCTTGAGTAGTGAGTCTGGTCGCAGTGACAGGCATGTCGTTGTTGGTGCGGATGTCAGTGAGGCCAACGGGGATATGCGCTTGTCgcctgaagaagcgcaggagaAGCATCGGCAGTTTGAGGAGCAGCGGAAAAAGCACTATGAGATGCGAAATATCAAAGAGCTTCTAGC GCACCACGAGAACTTGGACGAgatggacgaagaagacgacgaaggagCATCCAGCTCTGCTGCTCCGCCTCCCATGCCGCAGATTCCACAGCAATATGTGAACGGAGGCAAGTGA
- a CDS encoding TATA-binding protein-associated factor TAF6 (transcript_id=CADANIAT00004284) has translation MSVWNPDNIRDVAESVGIVNLNNDVTENLARDVEYRIAQVLEEALKFMRHSRRTLLTTQDIALALRVLDVEPLYGYETTRPLKFGEASLGPGQPLFYVEDEEVDFEKLINAPLPRVPREISFTAHWLAVEGVQPSIPQNPTAADSRNLELMSKGPNANATLAAMSGNGNVAVKPLVKHVLSKELQLYFEKVCNAFLDESSEKYRTSGYASLREDPGLHQLVPYFVQFISEKVTHGLKDIFVLTQVMHMAEALVQNKSLYVDPYIASLVPPILTCLIGRQLGGTADLSEQFALRDLAAALLGLIATKYSHSSHTLKPRLARSCLKTLLDPSKPFGAHYGAIIGLHAVGGSEAVRVLIIPNLPIYGNLLKDGLADDSARRPEAEKVLGLLLGILTALKEEKPVLTNGHGPGMVSEDIKRRLEGKLGAFVAEKVAELGDARVAHAILG, from the exons ATGTCCGTTTGGAACCCAGACAATATCCGTGACGTTGCCGAATCCGTCGGTATCGTCAACCTCAACAACGATGTCACCGAAAACCTCGCGCGGGACGTTGAGTACCGCATCGCAcaggtgctggaggaagcacTAAAGTTCATGCGTCACAGCCGCCGCACGCTGCTCACGACACAAGATATTGCGCTGGCATTGCGCGTGCTAGATGTCGAGCCGCTGTATGGGTATGAGACAACAAGACCGTTGAAGTTCGGCGAGGCGAGTCTGGGACCCGGCCAGCCACTTTTCTAcgtcgaggatgaggaggtgGATTTTGAGAAGTTGATTAATGCGCCGTTGCCGAGAGTGCCGAGGGAGATTAGTTTTACTG CACACTGGCTCGCAGTCGAAGGCGTACAACCGTCTATACCGCAAAACCCGACGGCCGCAGATTCGCGTAATCTTGAACTAATGTCCAAGGGCCCGAACGCCAACGCTACGCTGGCGGCTATGAGCGGGAATGGAAACGTCGCGGTTAAGCCGCTGGTCAAGCATGTCCTGTCTAAGGAGCTACAGCTCTACTTTGAGAAAGTCTGCAATGCATTCCTGGACGAGTCGAGCGAGAAGTATCGGACATCGGGGTATGCGAGCTTGCGCGAAGATCCAGGTTTGCACCAGCTTGTCCCCTATTTCGTCCAATTTATATCGGAAAAGGTCACGCATGGCTTGAAGGATATTTTTGTTTTGACGCAGGTCATGCATATGGCTGAGGCATTGGTACAAAATAAGTCTCTTTATGTGGATCCTTAT ATCGCCTCACTGGTCCCTCCCATCCTCACCTGCTTAATTGGCCGTCAGCTTGGTGGCACCGCCGACCTTTCCGAACAATTCGCCCTCCGCGATCTCGCTGCTGCCCTCCTTGGCCTCATTGCAACCAAATACTCTCATTCCTCACACACTCTCAAACCCCGTCTCGCCCGCTCCTGCCTGAAAACCCTCCTCGACCCCTCCAAGCCCTTCGGCGCTCACTACGGCGCCATCATCGGCCTCCACGCCGTCGGTGGATCTGAAGCCGTCCGCGTCCTCATAATACCTAATCTACCTATTTATGGGAATCTACTGAAGGATGGTCTTGCTGATGATAGTGCACGACGCCCTGAGGCGGAAAAGGTCctgggcttgctgctgggTATTCTGACAGCTctgaaagaggaaaagcctGTGCTGACGAATGGGCATGGGCCTGGGATGGTTAGTGAGGATATTAAGAGGAGGCTAGAGGGCAAATTGGGCGCGTTCgtggcggagaaggtcgCGGAGTTGGGGGACGCGAGAGTTGCGCATGCTATTTTGGGATAG
- a CDS encoding transcription initiation factor TFIID subunit 11 family protein (transcript_id=CADANIAT00004282) has translation MSSPPPNPPNPNPLKRTSISSASTGHQSKRPRMHPLRQTSFPVDPDLRAFSATATSDAGSVTGSFTGSVGGASADGVFKRKRGRKSKAEKEREREREREQERERQRDSEDMVSVARGGAASTAGGAGGNNGGEDGDEEDDFDDEGDLLGREDGGEREDVEGERKNLALLVDAFNPLQSERYDLFKRAKLRKETLRRIVNHALSQSVPASVVTTINGFTKVFAGEIIEKARTVQKEWAEAHDQAALARLVKEEAAADGTSDAAANNEAHPAVKQEPVDTNTDTNTVGAFRVSAPGGSARVKLPPNPHRGQLLPSHLREALRRYKRDGEGGGVGFSGLSLGNLGVRGSVTWSAGSVGGRRLFR, from the exons ATGTCCTCACCGCCACCAAACCCACCAAATCCGAACCCCCTAAAGCGCACCTCTAtctccagcgcttcaaccgGCCATCAGTCCAAACGCCCTCGCATGCACCCCCTCCGTCAGACCTCCTTCCCCGTCGACCCGGATCTCCGAGCCTTCAGCGCAACCGCCACCAGCGATGCAGGCAGTGTGACGGGGAGCTTCACGGGAAGCGTAGGTGGCGCGAGTGCAGATGGGGTATTTAAACGCAAACGAGGCCGGAAGAGTAAAGCTGAAAAGGAGCgcgagagggagagggaacGCGAACAAGAGCGGGAACGCCAGAGGGATAGCGAGGATATGGTTAGTGTTGCTAGGGGCGGGGCAGCGAGTACAGCTGGAGGCGCAGGGGGGAACAATGGgggcgaagatggcgacgaggaggatgattTTGATGACGAGGGGGACTTGTTAGGGAGAGAGGATGGGGGGGAACGCGAGGAtgtggaaggggagagaaagaatctTGC ATTGCTGGTGGATGCATTTAATCCGTTACAATCTGAGCGATATGATTTGTTTAAACGGGCAAAATTAAGAAAGGAGACGCTGCGGCGGATTGTCAATCACGCGCTCTCACAGTCTGTCCCGGCCAGCGTGGTGACTACTATCAATGGATTTACAAAGGTGTTTGCTGGAGAGATAATTGAAAAGGCACGAACAGTGCAGAAGGAATGGGCCGAGGCACATGATCAAGCAGCATTGGCAAGGCTCGTGAAGGAAGAAGCGGCGGCAGACGGAACAAGTGATGCTGCCGCCAATAATGAAGCTCATCCGGCAGTGAAACAAGAGCCGGTAGACACGAACACGGACACGAACACTGTTGGTGCGTTTCGGGTTTCGGCACCTGGCGGAAGCGCCAGAGTAAAGCTCCCGCCCAACCCCCACCGCGGGCAGCTGCTCCCTTCCCATCTCAGAGAAGCGCTCCGACGGTATAAACGAGATGGCGAGGGCGGGGGCGTCGGGTTCTCAGGGCTGAGTCTGGGGAATTTGGGGGTACGAGGGTCGGTTACTTGGAGTGCAGGCAGTGTTGGAGGACGGCGGCTGTTCCGATGA
- a CDS encoding acyltransferase family protein (transcript_id=CADANIAT00004281), which produces MSQAAYLYTRIREALPWSGGDPNVKGDPRKSVKWIDGLRGIASFLVVLTHLARAWDYDLFAPRDSEDASPRLLQLPVFRIPWQGRIGVTIFAFLTGYVCALKPLKLSRNGNILGAFTAVGKSAFRRPPRLIMPATIAMIISWIMAQCRAFVVANRSDCWWCRYAAPDLEDSFGKEVIRLGKNFLSTWTTGYMAYDDHQWALLPLLMTSMLVYLLTCATMFMRFRWRMFVYLIMALYFHQDNAKNTETFQLQGVYGMFLSDLSYEVSFQEFLEKWKWPRRVVAFFLFASGLFIAGYPGEHPEWSDWSNAMYKLAHYIFPPDVNIGKRYTAIGVDLIILAIYISPSVKEFLSNRLLLWLGGQSFAVYLVHGTLLRTVLCWMLYGITGQPFDPNVKQEGKDEPVWIPIRPPWVVAISIPLWICLVYFCATMWTKYVDPFCARMTQKMENHMFIQDEKPAQAETLPLTSMPMQTMPIQNA; this is translated from the exons ATGTCCCAAGCTGCCTATTTGTACACTCGGATTCGAGAGGCACTCCCTTGGAGTGGCGGTGATCCAAACGTCAAGGGAGATCCTCGGAAAAGCGTCAAATGGATTGAT GGCCTCCGAGGTATCGCGTCCTTCCTTGTCGTCCTCACCCACCTTGCTCGAGCCTGGGATTACGATCTGTTCGCCCCTCGGGATTCTGAAGATGCGTCTCCCAGACTGCTGCAATTACCCGTCTTCCGCATCCCGTGGCAAGGCCGTATCGGTGTCACCATCTTCGCTTTCCTGACTGGCTACGTATGCGctttgaagcctttgaagCTATCGCGAAATGGAAACATTCTGGGCGCTTTCACTGCTGTTGGCAAAAGTGCCTTCCGCCGTCCCCCGCGTCTTATTATGCCCGCTACAATTGCAATGATTATATCCTGGATTATGGCGCAATGCCGTGCGTTCGTGGTTGCAAACCGATCAGATTGCTGGTGGTGTCGTTATGCTGCTCCGGATCTTGAGGACTCTTTCGGAAAGGAGGTCATTCGCCTTGGCAAGAACTTCCTTTCTACCTGGACGACGGGATACATGGCGTACGATGACCATCAGTGGGCGTTGTTGCCTCTACTGATGACATCTATGTTGGTGTATCTCTTGACATGTGCGACTATGTTCATGCGCTTCCGCTGGCGGATGTTCGTGTATCTCATTATGGCCCTCTACTTCCACCAGGACAACGCCAAAAACACAG AAACTTTCCAATTGCAGGGCGTCTACGGCATGTTCCTCAGCGATTTGTCTTACGAAGTTTCGTTCCAAGAGTTCCTtgagaagtggaagtggcCCCGACGGGTTgtggcgttcttcctctttgcctCTGGTCTATTCATTGCCGGCTACCCTGGTGAACACCCCGAGTGGAGTGACTGGTCTAATGCTATGTACAAACTTGCCCACTACATCTTCCCCCCCGACGTCAACATCGGCAAGCGCTACACTGCCATCGGCGTCGACCTTATTATCTTGGCCATCTACATCTCCCCCAGCGTGAAAGAATTCTTGTCCaaccgccttctcctctggcTGGGCGGTCAGTCCTTCGCTGTTTACCTCGTTCACGGAACTCTTCTCCGGACTGTCCTTTGCTGGATGCTCTACGGCATTACCGGCCAGCCTTTCGACCCTAACGTGAAGCAGGAGGGTAAGGATGAGCCCGTCTGGATCCCAATTCGTCCACCATGGGTTGTTGCTATCAGCATCCCACTGTGGATTTGCTTAGTGTACTTCTGCGCGACAATGTGGACAAAATATGTCGATCCGTTCTGTGCCCGCATGACCCAAAAGATGGAGAACCACATGTTCATCCAGGACGAGAAACCTGCACAGGCCGAAACACTACCCTTGACCTCCATGCCGATGCAGACGATGCCAATTCAAAACGCCTAA
- a CDS encoding adenosylmethionine decarboxylase SPE2 (transcript_id=CADANIAT00004283), with the protein MNGEHWYLYLTEPYTSLTPPATPTADSDDEVTQTKFIQLPDRSDLGMGPQDEASDETLEVLMTDLDEESAKQFYLDHATSVAEKRYSNFEKDDHVDVFSNGSDLEVDDVSSSQGSGILPAELTTEGHALGTVVSESCGLSDVYPKGKFPDSRIDAYLFTPCGFSANGVIPSPDGGKGTHYFTVHVTPEPHCSYASFETNVPHSRNGQTSAGIIQQVVNIFKPGRFTVTVFEAKPGVDGEWDADKEARYIERQAARRVSKGENVEGYKRVDRIVHDLHGYDLVFRYYERLDWKGGAPRLGEEVIA; encoded by the coding sequence ATGAACGGCGAGCACTGGTACCTCTATCTCACCGAGCCCTACACTTCACTCACGCCTCCTGCTACTCCAACTGCAGACTCGGACGATGAGGTTACTCAGACCAAATTCATCCAGCTTCCCGACCGGTCTGATCTCGGTATGGGTCCGCAGGACGAAGCGTCAGATGAGACCCTCGAGGTGCTGATGACGGACTTGGATGAGGAGAGCGCGAAGCAGTTCTACCTAGACCACGCCACCAGCGTTGCTGAGAAACGCTACAGCAACTTTGAAAAGGATGATCACGTCGATGTGTTCAGCAACGGCTCCGACCTAGAGGTTGACGATGTCTCCTCTTCTCAAGGCAGCGGAATCCTGCCTGCGGAACTCACAACTGAAGGCCACGCTCTTGGCACCGTCGTTTCCGAGTCCTGCGGCCTTTCGGACGTGTACCCAAAGGGCAAGTTCCCTGACTCGCGCATTGATGCCTACCTGTTCACCCCTTGCGGATTTTCCGCGAACGGCGTGATTCCTTCTCCTGATGGTGGCAAAGGCACCCATTATTTCACCGTCCACGTGACGCCTGAGCCTCACTGCTCGTACGCTTCGTTCGAAACGAACGTGCCGCATTCGAGGAATGGTCAGACTTCTGCTGGTATCATCCAGCAGGTTGTCAACATTTTCAAGCCCGGTCGGTTCACTGTCACGGTCTTCGAGGCAAAGCCTGGAGTGGACGGTGAGTGGGACGCAGACAAAGAAGCTCGGTACATTGAGCGACAAGCTGCTCGTCGTGTTTCTAAGGGTGAGAATGTGGAGGGATATAAGCGGGTTGACCGCATCGTGCATGATCTCCACGGATACGACCTGGTGTTCCGTTACTACGAACGCCTGGATTGGAAGGGGGGGGCCCCTCGGCTCGGTGAAGAGGTCATTGCCTAA